The Nicotiana sylvestris chromosome 6, ASM39365v2, whole genome shotgun sequence genomic sequence GCAAAACCGTTGAGGGACCTAAAAGAAAGGCCCGTGAGGATCGTCACGTGGCACCTCAGTTTTGTCTTCATTTACTGCATGGCTAATGGCTTAACGCTCCGTCGTGCAGGAAGAGATTAAAATGGCGGCTGATTTTGGTTATACATTGGCTTTTATAGTTCCAAGAATTGATACAATATTTTGGTTTTCATTAAGGCGAAATACATGAACGCCTCAACATTGAGCCCAATTCTAAACATTCGACCATGTTAGTCCCATTGAAATGCACTGTGAGACGCGAGTGGCCCACTTAAAGTtagattttattctttttttttttcctaaaaTAATATGAATCCCCCCTAATTTTCACACTTTCTTCTCCTCCACCATTCGATACCCTCCTTTACCCTAAATCACCTCTGCCTCCATTTTCTCGTGTTTAGTTTCCTTTTGTTTCATTCCTTTCCACCATACCTTCACTTCAATATACAATTTAACATATACTAGCTGGTTGAACTGAATTACAATAGAAGAGAATTTATGATGGAGTTTTGTTCAAGATTCAATTTTTTAATATCAATTATCAATTTGTTAGTTTCAGTGTATTATCAATTTTCTCTATCCTCGtaaagtaggggtaaggtctgtataAACACTATACTTCCCAGACCCCACGATGTGGGATATTACTAagtatgttgttattgttattattgtaGTGTATTATCAATTTGTGGGAATTGGTTCTTAATTATCAACATAAGGGAACATTTAGAGCAATAAAAAGGACATAAGCAAGGGGTCGTTGGAAAAACGTAGATCCATCTAGATTCACGAAAAACAGTCCACAAACATAACGCAAAAGCATATCTTCGGCCAAATTTGGATATATCTAAAGTCTCTATCTAAAGTCGATCGGTTTTAATGGGGTCACTAACTTTGTAGATCTCACCGATGTTTGAAGGCCTACTGGTGAGGGTTCTGCCTTGACAGAACAGTGACGGGGGGGAGGAGAGGGGAGAAGAGTAAAGGGTGGTTGTGGTTGAAGAGGAGGTCGCCGCCTAGCCGGTCGTCACCTTCGGAGGCAGCGATTGGTGGCGATGAGGCGGCAGAAATGGAGGGAGAGAGGAGTCGAGCTGGTATGTCAAAATGAGAGAGGAGATGGTAAAGAaagtttcttttcttctttaaatgtttttttttgttaattatgTATGTCAAATTTTTATGGCAAAATTACACGTGCCATTTTTTGATTGGTCTATTTGATATTCATTGGCAAGTGCAACTCACACATATAGTTTGTTGTACCCAGATGCTTATTTGACCTACTTAATAGTTACTTAAAgtgttaaaataaaaaatagttcGGTTGAAATGTTCAGTTGATCGTTGAGGATAACTTAACAAGAGCGTTTATGTATTTCGCCTTTCTATAATCAGTACGTACATTTTGTAAGGACTTGGGAGTATGAGTATCTCAAAAGATATATTTGTGCAGCTGGTTACAGTTTTACAATAAATGTACATGCCAGTTAAGTTTAATAAGGAATGTGAACTCAATTTGTCAAATTCCATTTTGATTACTTCTATGAAAATATATAAGTTGTCCATTAAATTGTGTACagaaaattatttaaatattgaaACTTCACGAGCTACTTATTACCTCCCATGCTTATTTTAAGTGAAATTAATATTATCCTAAAATATATAATATCAGTTTCTTAGTTAGGTGATACACACGTGAGACATGTTAGAGTCATGTCAATGACGCATCAAATATCaataaattttacttttttttcttctgcTACATTAAAAAAAAAGTTTAGGTCCTTATTTTCATTGTTAATCCATTATTCCACCTGTTGCCAAACCAATTTCAACCTCTTAATATTTGTAAAAAAGGTGCGGATTGGTCACTTATTGGTCATCTTTTTTATGTTGAACCATTAGTTGAAATGTAGTTAAACTTTAGCCAATTTTAATTACAAATGTTTTTCATCTTATCCGTTTAAAAGTGATAGAGATCCGCTTCTCGTAATCTCATATTTTTCATggaattttgaattctttgtatTTTAAGTAAATTTATCTTTCTACCTcaacatttttctaatttaatcGTTTGACTCAATTGTCATTGAAATAATTTCGTTGCATAGTTCACAATCATGTAGAGAATCATACAAATGACTAATGTTGAGCTTTCTGAAGCCATGCCCTAGTTAGAGAATCATCACTCAATTACTAGAGATAGAGTATGTAATATAATTGACGGAGTTAAATTACTCAACTTTTGCAAATTAAAGGACCAAAACAGTTCAAGTGTATTCTTGAGGGATTATTTTAAACCCAAGCCAAACATAAGAGactatttttctcattttttccgCAAAAGAATTTCTAGAAAATAAGTAATTTTCTGAATTTTCACCAAAAGCACGCACGAAACGCAGCCGAGCAACAACTGAATGTGAGGCTTCTTCAGCTTCAGCTCGACTATGAATCCAATTCTTCAAACGTGAAAAAAATAAATCTGCTAATCATTTCACGCTTTCTGGAAATATTGGAAACTGAAACTTGATTACCTAAGATGAAGAAGCTTCTCGAATTTGGGAGGAAAGCAATGTTCTATATTAGGGTTCTTTCAGGCTACGAAGAGCGTCGAATCCGATCTTATCGATTACAGATGCAACAACGCCTTCAACAGGTCATTTCTCAATTTTAAATTTCACATTTCTTATTGCTAAATCTGGTTCTCTGTTGAATTACATAGGCGGTTGTGTATTGTTACGTTCAGAtgtcatatatttttatatttccaACAATAATTTCGTATCGGAATGAAATGCACCTAAATATAGCGGAATCTATACAGAGGAATCGTATTGCTGACTTTAATTAATTGGGATCGAGGTGTAGTTGACTAACTGCGATCTTTGGTTTGAGCAGACTGTATCAGCATTTTGTTATCAGTCCAAGCTGTAACTTTTTGAAAATGTTAAGTTGGATTGGAAAAAAACAAAGCTTTaacggaaaaaagaaaaagaaatgtagAAGTTTCTGCTATTTGTTGCATTATATGGTTAATTAACGGGGGTTAGTCACACAAAAGTAATCTTTTTTTTGGGGGCAGACTGCTTAGTGTTCTGACATAAGTTAGTCTTGTGTGGGGTTTTTTTTAGTACTTGATGCCATAATAAGGATGTGATCTTATCTGTAGTGATAAGCTGTCACCAACTAGCTTTATTTGGGTGATACATCCAATTTAAATCACCAATGCAGTCATGGTACCCTTTTCAATCCATGTCCAGTTCGTGCTTATATTTGTGTATCGCACATATATTTGTAGTTTATGCAAACTGAATGTTTAGCATCTGTAAAGCTTGTATACATATTTTCGACTATTGGGTCAGAGATGTTGAGGCACAGTTTGTTATAGCATTCCAGGTGGCAAAAATTTGATGCTAATATCTGTTATTCCAGGTGACAAGCTTCATTTTCTGTTAAGCATCTAGGTTCTTTTGATGTGGGGTCTTTTCCAAATGCTGTATGAAAGCAATTTTCTAGAGAAACAATCTGCTAGTTATTAACATGTAAATTAACTAGTATTGGTTTAATAGCAACTCAAGCCCAGGCACCACTATTATCAAAATATATAAAGCatgtaaaaaattaaatatagCAACTTCAGCACTTAACTTATATTTCGCCTCCCCCACCAAGCACAACGCAAACacagatgccaaaatttgaaggAGTGCTGCTGATGCCTGTGGCTACAAACTGGTTTGCCCCTTGATGATACCTTGGGCTTATATTCTCTTTGCCAAAACCCTCTACTTGTCAATATAAAAGAACTGTGCATGTGCCTGTGGCTTGGACATTTGGATAATTTCTTGGGTGTACAACTACTAACACTCTGTTTGGATCATTGTTTCCCGTCGTTTTATAAtggtattgtattgtattgtatcgtatcgttttataaatacaatgtttggatagattgtactGTTTGTTATTGTTAAATAATACTTTGCTGTTTGGTTTGACTGTATCGTACTGTATTGTAACTGATAAGTTGACTAAAATACTCTCAattgtttaaatattaaatttattaaaattatgcataaaaataattttaaaaaataaaacagaataAGTCAAAACACCTTAAGAAAGCAGAACAAAGGAGCGAGACAGAAGAAGGCAAAATGAAGGAGCACAACTAATTAGGATTGAGTTAAAAGCAAATTAGtagaaaaaataaaacagaaggCGGCAAAACATCTTTAACGTTGGTGGCAGAAGTTCTTGAAAAAAATAAAGTAGGTTATAGGTTGGAGATTTGGagttaaaatagaaaaaaaggtaAAAGGTAAAATAGAATTGTGGAGTAATAAGTTAGGGcataattgaaaagaaaaataggaaacaatcccATCACACCAAATCGGTTGTTTCTAAAAAGAGGACTTTTCATTGTTCCGGAACAATAgatttaacaatacaatacaaccaattttaatgaaacaatcaaaacaaacattattttgggataacaatacaatacgatacaatggggaacaatcatccaaacaagctgtaaggaGAGACCATGAAGAAAGTCGATAGATTTAAAAGGTTTAATGGATAGATTGGAAGTAGTGCTTGCCATTCGGTTCTACACTCTTAATCTTTTATCTCTATCTCTTCGTTTGTGATGTCTGAACAGGCGGAGGAGAGGAAGGCAGCAATAAGGAAGGTTCCTGAACAAATGATATTGTCAGAAGTTAGGCGCATGGTGGAAGAGATGCAAGCTTTGAATAAGAAGCTAGAGGAGACTGTGAGTTCACAATTTTCTTGAATTTTACCCTGTTGTTAACTTGCTTCCATTGAAGACTTTTGTTTATATTCCTGTTTAATTCAGAAGCATGCTGATGAACTATTACTTGGTGGTCCTGAGTATAATTCTTTAATAATGTTCTGCTCTTCTAGGTATTGTTTGTATAATTTGCAAAGGAGGTAGTGTTAGGTCAACTTTGAAGAGGATGTCGGATCTATTCCACAAAACTATAAAGCTATCCTAATGAGCAATTCGCCTAATATCCTGCGACCATGCTTATTTTACCTTAGTACGAATTCGCTTTTCGGAGTATATCCAGAAAACAAGCTTAATACATCTTGAAAACTAGCTTGGGAGGAAGTCTTGGCAATTAACAGCTGAGAAAATCTGACTTCTGTGCTCATAGATCACTTTCAGTAGAACTCATTGAGAGGCTCTGAGACCTTGTTTCTTCCTGTGCTCTAAATACAAACTAGTCATGCTAATAGATATTGAGCCTTGGGAGTTGGGATTGTCGTTTGCCATAGGTCCTTAACAAATAAAAACTTTTTAAAGCAAGAAACAGGATTCTGAAAGGTGCTCCGAAAATATGTTTTGGAAATTGGAAGTTGGTATAACAATCAGAAATTTATTGAGTAAATAAATTGAGTGGAAAAACTATTCTAAAAATTGAAAGAACCTTAAGATCCAAAGATATGGCCTAGTGGTCAAAGGTAAGAAAGGCTAGGTGATATCTCCCATCTGCCTAAGACTTGATGGGCAAAATTATTAGGTACCTATAGTGATAGGACTTAGAACATAGTAAGTACCCGGTGGAATAGTCAAGGTGGAGGAAAATTGGCCTAGACACCACCATTATTACAAagaagaaatggaaaacatgAAAGAACCTTGCCTAATATATAATGTAATGCTGCTTCCATGtctcttatagcctgtttggctaagcttctaaaatcaacttatttAAGTGCTTTTTCAAAaggtacttttggtgagaagcagtttgtgtttgactaattaatgtgaaaagtacttttgagcaacaattagtgtttgaccaagcttttaaaaagtgcttctaagtgtatttttttcaaaagtgtttttcaaaaaagtgtttttggaagAAGCGACCTTTTTTTTTCTCAGAAAAGGGCAGCTGTCCGAGCCTTCCCTTGATTGTGCCTTTAGGCTTTCTTCTTGCTGCTTTGTTTGCGCTTTCGAATCCACTTTTGTAAAGAAAGGAGAACAGAGAGCTTTTGACAAAATAAAGGACTCCATTCTAGTGCCTACAACGCCAGGAATCCTTTATTACTATACCTATCAGTGAAACTACTATGGAGTCTATGTTGGCTTAATACAATGAAGACTTCAAGAACTAAAAAGACTGAGCTGAGGGAAGCCTGTCCAAAGAAAACAGAACCTCTTCTAGTTCAAGGTCGAAATCCTCAAACCAATCAAATTTCTAATTCACTATTCTTATGAAGTTactactcaaaaatattatttttctttctaaaagcttggccaaacatcttAACTTTGAAAAAAGCATTTTTTGCCtagaaaagcacttttggccaatttttttttttttttggccaaacaggctattagtctTCAGTCTAGTCGAGTTCCAAAAAATGAATCCCTTTGGCAAAGTTTCCAGGTCCCAAACTATCAGTTCTTTTTCTCTTCTGTCCTCTCCAAAACCTTCTTCATGCTGTCCTACTCTATGCCATGCTCTCTAGAAACTGTTTCTTTCCAGCCTCCTCAcaactattttcatttttcttaactTTCACCTCTAGATGTTGCTCTTTTCAGAGAGTTTAGATTCCTTTGCCTCCCCCTTCCCTTCTGGCACAGGCAGAGGCAACTCGAATGAATTTCACAAAATAAAAAGGTTCTACTTTCAGAGTACAGACTGGGATTCAAAACATTGTTTTCTCGGACCACCAGACTCCATATTTTAAGGCTGAATTTGTACTTCCAACTCTAGGAGAAAGAAAATGGAATGCAATGCAAATAAGCCAACTGGCTGGATGACTAATCAGCTTTGACTTAGCTTAAGCTTAATTTAGCCCACTTTCTGTCAGGTTTCAACCTAGACTAACTTGTGGCTTTCGGCTGCATTTGAAGTTTTTACCTAGCTCTAAGAATTCTTGAATTTAGATGAGTTTGTAAATCAACTATTCCTCTTCTGCACATCATATAACCTGACTTTGAATGAAAATTGTAGCTAACCTAGATATCAAACTTACATATTCCAAACCTTAGATTTTGAATGAAAACCTGATTTCTCTGTCCAAATTTGTGCTTGTTAATTGCCCAAAATCCTGATTTACAAGGAAACCTCCTGCATACATGTCATCGTTAATTGAATCTAGGCAGTATTTATTATTTTGAAGAGATTGAACTTGAGAAATTGCTGGTATTTGGCAGTACACTCAAGCCAAGAATCTTGAACCAACTTGTTCATGTCCTTGATAGGTCTAAGCTGTTTTTTACATGATTGTACTGCTAAAACCTTCAAGCCCCTACTTTCTCcggaaaaaaaaaacttcaagTCCTTCCTCATTAAATTCGTGCTTATGCTATTTAGCTGTCTCTGGTGCATTCGTAAATCCTAGCGACTGGATTTTCCGCTGTGCTGCTTCATCAATGTCACCTTGATCTTCAACTTGCTACTCCAGTGACTTCCTATAGTTTTTGTCTGACCTTTAATTTAATGACTGACATGTTTCCATTTTCAATAGTACCCAACAGTGTTCTCGATTACTCTGTCTGTTTCTCCATATATCTTTTGTAGAAGCTGGCTTTACGTCATTTTATCATCTGCTTCATTAACTTGTTGTATTATGACATCAAGGTGTTAGGAACTTATTACAGAGTAGGGTTGGCTTCAAAGTCCCCTGCTATTACTGTTACTGATGTCATGCGCCCCTCCTGGTGTTATGGCTGATCATCTGACCTGGACTCATTGCTTGAAAAAATGGGTGAATGTTTTCAGGAGGCTGCTATTGATGACTACTTCAAACCAATAAACAAGGAAGCAGAAGCAATAGTGAAAATGCAGCTTGAAGGAGAGGAGAATAGAACAAAGGAGATGATGAATATCTTGCAGAAACAAGCTTTTCTTGAGAAGCATCAGGCAGAGAAACTAATAAGCGCAGAAAATGTGGTCACAGAAAAACATGGCCAAGATAAAGCATCTACATAGATTCCACCAGAAGAAAGATGCTTTTGTAGAGTATAAAATGGTTCTTGAAATTGAACAGTACGAATTCATGTTGTTTTGCCTTTTAGATTGGCATGGTTTTGGCAATCCAAAAAGGGAGGAGGATCTGCCCTTCCAAAGCTTCTGATAAATTTGGAACAAGTAGAGAAGTAGGAATTAgtttgtttatttcagttgcCAGGGATGATTTCTGTTGTAATTTATACATTGTCTCAATGGGATTTTCTCGTTCCCAGCATAGAGTGTTAATGGTTCCAGTAAAAAACCATTTCACATTCAGTTTCAGCGAAGCTTTGTATCTGATGAGTTTGTTACAGAAGACATGAGGAAAATTTTGAAATATGTCAATTATAATAGAGTTTTTTAAGGATTATTAGTCTACAATTCATGAGAAAACAACTCAATCTCATACATGCAAAGATGATTTACTGGAAACATGACATTGCATCAAAttattctttcttaagatattacATACATTTCATGTTGGATGCTTCAGACATCTCATtacctttgttgatcctttgcaaCTCAATTGGAAAAGCGAGAGTTGATATCGATCGCACGCCTTATTATCAAGGAAAAGCTAGAGTTCAAACTAGAAAAAAGTTTGTTCACATCACTAGTCTCGAGTATGTGTAACATAAATAGTGATTGCTAATAGCCATTTTGTTGATGACCTAATTAAAATGAGAACCAGTGTAGTGCCATGAGTGGGACCATTATTTAATGATCTCTTTGGAGAAGATCTGACGGTCAAAAATGTGGATGTGAAGACCAATAACTAAATCACAGGTTGCACCAAATCAAGCTCCTTCAAGGTCAGAAGACCTACTGCAGATATATTAAAGTAATCAACATCATGTCATCACTCATCACAAAGCATAtaagaatataaatatgtttgtttgatAAAAAGGTTCAAACAAACTCTCTTTGTTTCTTTCTCCTCTTTTATTGTTTTCTTGCCTTTACTTTTCTATTCCTTTTAATTTCTTACACCATGCTCTTCTAAACCATAAATAATAAACTTAAAAATATCATTATCTTGATCCTTACTTTAAGAGAAATTACTAGCAAgagaatacaaaaaataaaagggtaattttctttttttagtcATCTTTCTTTTTGGAAGAATTTGCAGGTGAGGGTTGAAAAAAACCCACATGTTAGTAGTAGTTATCAGGAATAACCTATAGTCAATAAGGACATAAGCAATAATATTCTTCAACCTCATAAAGTccatttaaatattaaaaaagaaaataaatttcattTTAATTTCAATAAATAAAGAGGGAATTGAACTTTTCACAAAGCTTAAataccaaagaaagaaaaaagaaatagaaaagaaagcCAAAACATATTATTAACTTCATTTACAAATTACATAACAAGAAGAAGAGGTCACACAGAAACACAACACCCTCATTTCCGTTCACATTTCACCttccttcattttcttttcttcattggATTGTACAAATTCTCAgatgaaaaaaaaaaaccatCTTTAATCCCTTCATTACTTGTTCATAACTTTTGCTATTTTCAGTGGTTTTTTGTGGGACTTTTTATATACAGACTTTTCTTGGTCTTGTTGGGTTTTTGGTGTTTCCTGCACAAATTTCTTTGGGTCCATTGCAGAGAAGCTTTGATACCCAGTAacatatatacaaaatataagAGACTGAAAGTATAATTGAAcagatatttatattatataaatatttttcattttctaaagaaaacaaaagtagaaatacttttcaaatttcatTTTTCTTGAATTAAGAAATTGCACAGATGGGAAAGCAAGGACCTTGCTATCACTGTGGTGTTACAAGTGAGTTCTTCTTTCTTCAATGTATTTTACTTTACCCATGAAAAAACAGTCTTTTTCAGCTAATAGAATTGTTCCTTTTTTCCCCACTCTGTAAATACTCTTATTTGATTAGTTTAGTTGTTCAATTATGGAACTGGATAACCATTTGCTGGTTGCTTCATAAAACAAGAGATCACTGACCAATAAAAAATGATTGAGTAATATGTGTTgttattcattttaatatttgTTAAGAGGTTGTTGTGCTTGTACATTCACTTAAATCACTAGATTTGTAAACTGTGTTTGAGTTggaattcctttcctttttcctcaTCACTATGTTATGTACTAGCCAATTATCAACTCTTTTGTGGAAAATATGTTTGCAAATAGTCTAACAGCAAGTAGGCAATTTTGGAGGTCAATTTGAATCCTTTTTTAACCAATGCAATTGGGGGATGTTTCCAAACTTTTTTCCTGTACTTCTTTTCCTTGTTCCCTTTCTAAATGTAAAAAATGTACTAATCTTTGCATTGATAAACTTCAGATATTTTCTCAACAACCaaaatcaatcaatcaactacTACAGATAGCTAGTTGCAATTGGCAATTTGAATATTCTATATCCATTTGTTCTACTCAGAAACAACACATCGCAAATGTAGTAAATTTGTATGCTTCACTTAAAGATATCTTCTTGAAATCCTATCTAGTCTTTTGCTGCATAACCTACTGCGTTTGGAACTGTCACAGTTGAGCTTATCTAGAAAAGACTTGTTTAGGTTGGCTTTGCTCTCCAGTGTTGGTGCTACTTAAAGTAGTCATTGACATTGGGAAAAGCTTTTTTTTAGCTTGTACTCAACATATGTAACATATGCTCCGCAAGCTGAGGTGAGAAACTGATTGGGTTGCCTATAGCCGTGTCTTCGGCTTGGGATTTACCGGAAGTTCTTACTGATATCACATTTTTCTGTTAGTAAATATGATGTCTCGAAGAAAATACTTTTAAAAGTTCATGCAATGCCGTGCCTTTTGATGTGCAAATTCAATCCAGTTCTTTCCTCCTTATGGTGTTCTAGTCTTGGCTTAATTGTTTGTCTTGTTGTACCGCGAAGAATTTCTTTAGTTCACTTCTGATGCAACAATTATCAGTTATGTTCTTTatccttttgttgttttttctttctaaaagtcCACGGAAGTAGCTGCTAGTATTAATTTTACCTTGAACCacttgaaaaagaaagcttgtaTATCATTCCATTAATTTGCACTCTAAGTGACTCGCGGCAGATTGCAGTACCCAACTATACCGCCTGTACTGCTCTCTGCTTTTCTGAGAAGGACATTCAATTCAGATACCATTCAGTCTTCCGTCATTATCTACTTGGGAAACACTTTTAACATCAACATATCGCTGCAGGTACCCCACTTTGGCGTAATGGGCCTCCAGAGAAGCCAATATTGTGCAATGCATGTGGATCTCGGTGGAGAACAAAAGGAACCTTGGCAAATTATACTCCTCTGCATGCAAGGGCAGAGCCTGATTATCTTGAGGATTATAGGGTGTCTAGAGTCAAACACATGTCTTTGAAAAACAAAGAGCCAAAGCTGCTGAAACGAAAGCAAAATCATGATAATACTGAAGTTAGAACGCCTCCTGATTATAATCAGGGTTTCCTTAAGGGTTTAGATGAAGATACAAGCAATAGGTCAAGTTCTGGTTCTGCCATCTCAAACACGGAGAGCTGTGCACAATTTGGTAGTACTGAAGCAAGTGATTTGACAGGTAGTTCATTTATTAATGCCGGCACTGTTTCCAGAAAAGCCAATAAACTATAAAGGCTTGATTTTGGATTGAATTTGATTTTTTAAGATGTCGATATGTGCCTGTATACCTTTTCTTGTTAGCTGTTATGAAAAATTCTATAGGCAGTCATTTTTGGTGATGCTCATAGTTTCTGTTCTACATCTTTTTGTTGGATTGCCAATATTATCCTCAGGGTAAATATACCTTCTTTTGTGGTATGGCTGCATTTTCTGAAATTGAAACTTTAGTGCTAAAATCTAAGACCTTTCTATTTTcgttacattttaaaaaaaatctagtCATTTATCTTCTCCTTTCCAGGGGCGGAGGCACGTTGAGCCAAGCGGTGTCATCCGACACCGCTTGGCCggaaatttttatttattaatatatatgtaaataatcTGAAAAAGAAAATGTAGTCTAAATAAATAAATGGCACAACTTGAGTTAACAACTATATTGGTCCGTTGGTGAAGTAATCCAGTTTCTGCTTGTGGTCAAACGTTCGACTCCCCACAGTTTTAACAATTTTTTTCGTAATATTTTGGTATTCTTCTGGAAATTGTTTGAAAGAAGCAGCGTCATTGAGTAAATGTTTGCTGCCTTATATAGATTTTTTTGGTTATGTTTGTACTGAGTCTATTATGAGtacattttataaaaataaaagttcgTGGGGGAGAACTGTACTACTATATTTGAATTGTGTTTTTCTAAAGTATAATTTTATTAAAGTAATTTTTTCATTTGTACGCCTCTCTAAATTTTGACACCGCTTAAAAAAAATTCTGCATACGCCTCTGCTCCTTTCAGAAGTTACTTCGAAAATTATCATATTCCCTACTGCATGTCCAATATGCATTCTCTAGCCTTCTCCTTTGTGTTCtttaaggtctgcgtacacactacccacCCCGACCCCACCTTGTGGAATTACATTGGgtttattgattttttttctgTTCTTTGTTTATTCTTTGTACTTTTCTTGTGCGTTCTAACCTTCACTATGTACTTGAAGCACAAAGCTCAGTGAATTCTTGCATAATTGGGTGATTTCAATGGCTGCTTAAAATACGTTCCCCTTAATTGTGCGATCAGGCCATGCCCAATCCAACATATGGGACACAACGGTGCCTTCAAGGAAGAGAACCTGCATAAGTCGTCCAAAGCAGTCTTCAGTTGAAAAGCTTACTAAAGACCTATATACCATCCTACACGAACAACAATCATCATGCTTCTCTGGATCTTCTGAAGAGGATTTGCTTTTTGCTAGTGACAAGCCTATGGTCTCTGTTGAGATAGGACATGGAAGTGTGCTTATTCGACATCCGAACTCCATAGGTAGAGATGAAGAATCAGAAGTCAGCTCTCTATCGGTTGATAACAAGCGACATTATGTAAATGAGGCTTATTCACGATTTTCTACCCCACCTGTAAATATTAACAAGGGTGTATATTTACCAAATCTGGGTACTGAGAGAATCAAGAAGCCTACTAGTCAGGGAATGGAACAAGACAAGATTAAAAGGTGATTTCTTCATTAATCTTGATAGCATGCAAAAATGTCTTGATAAATAAAGGTGGTGCTGCATGTGTTAGACCGGAAGAAAATGGATATGAGGTGTTAAATGCATGAATATCCTGCTAACGTTAGATGAGATTTGTCCGCACAAAAAGAATCAATATGCATCAGGAAGATAACATAATCGAACCAACAGATGCTATG encodes the following:
- the LOC104222566 gene encoding uncharacterized protein, producing the protein MKKLLEFGRKAMFYIRVLSGYEERRIRSYRLQMQQRLQQAEERKAAIRKVPEQMILSEVRRMVEEMQALNKKLEETEAAIDDYFKPINKEAEAIVKMQLEGEENRTKEMMNILQKQAFLEKHQAEKLISAENVVTEKHGQDKAST
- the LOC104222556 gene encoding GATA transcription factor 26 codes for the protein MGKQGPCYHCGVTSTPLWRNGPPEKPILCNACGSRWRTKGTLANYTPLHARAEPDYLEDYRVSRVKHMSLKNKEPKLLKRKQNHDNTEVRTPPDYNQGFLKGLDEDTSNRSSSGSAISNTESCAQFGSTEASDLTGHAQSNIWDTTVPSRKRTCISRPKQSSVEKLTKDLYTILHEQQSSCFSGSSEEDLLFASDKPMVSVEIGHGSVLIRHPNSIGRDEESEVSSLSVDNKRHYVNEAYSRFSTPPVNINKGVYLPNLGTERIKKPTSQGMEQDKIKRDKDRLEKLQILGQHNSPLCHIDLKDVLNYEEFVRHFSSDEQQQLLKYLAPVDSFAPPDSLKSMFESSHFEENLSSFQKLLAEGVFDNSLGVKVEDLRILKRLILCYLTKSKWVEKYNLLKETKCKSSTNGSEVAGGPNAIGIGHSVNVKRPLEGHHAKYAGAKKAMKSPNRVVMKSSYEQKELIDNDSSCFSPKNLFALPCNSSPMLDSLHFANGSSDQELLLDVPSNSSFPQAELLVPTSSFAAQASTSSSSVYPHAVRP